The following are from one region of the Alicyclobacillus fastidiosus genome:
- a CDS encoding DUF1054 domain-containing protein produces the protein MFSGFQEVDFDVFSVPGLDARMDAIKAHVRPKLEALGEHFTSFLAPRLGEEVYAHVAKHARRTVNPPNDTWVAFSTNARGYKQHPHFQIGLWQTHLFVTFGYIYEASQKVAFGEWLGKNAHQIHERIPSDFMWIPDHTNPASIPASEVQEEDIVRFADRLQTVKKAELLVGKRYERETVVRMSASEFLGDAEAVLEALVPLYRLS, from the coding sequence ATGTTTTCGGGGTTTCAGGAAGTGGACTTTGACGTATTTTCCGTACCGGGTCTCGATGCTCGGATGGATGCGATAAAAGCGCACGTGCGACCCAAACTGGAAGCTCTGGGTGAGCACTTTACATCGTTTCTGGCACCGCGTCTTGGGGAGGAAGTCTACGCGCACGTGGCAAAACACGCCCGCCGCACAGTCAATCCACCCAACGACACATGGGTGGCGTTCAGTACGAACGCACGTGGGTATAAGCAACACCCGCATTTTCAAATCGGTTTGTGGCAGACGCATTTGTTTGTCACTTTCGGATATATTTACGAGGCCTCACAGAAGGTTGCGTTTGGCGAATGGTTGGGCAAGAACGCGCATCAAATACATGAGCGGATTCCGTCGGACTTTATGTGGATACCAGATCACACCAATCCGGCATCGATCCCTGCGAGTGAGGTACAGGAAGAGGATATCGTTCGGTTTGCGGACAGACTGCAGACGGTTAAGAAGGCGGAGCTTCTCGTCGGAAAGCGATACGAGCGGGAAACGGTCGTCCGGATGTCCGCCAGTGAGTTCCTCGGCGATGCGGAAGCCGTTCTGGAGGCGCTCGTTCCGTTGTATCGATTGTCATAG
- a CDS encoding DEAD/DEAH box helicase yields the protein MNLEQLLAEWQRDASFMSQVAAWKVTQATLGQFRPIPPTAHEHVLKALRDRGIKQLFSHQEEAWKAIQAGRDTMVVTPTASGKTLCYNLPVLNAICEDPSVRALYIFPTKALAQDQVAELSELIEHVETQIHSFTYDGDTPVHARQKIREAGHIVVTNPDMLHAAILPHHTKWLRLFENLKYIVIDETHIYRGVFGSHFANVLRRLERICAFYGAKPQYIMSSATIQNPGELAHLLTGREVHVVDKSGAPQGERHTVLYNPPVVHQQLGLRQSSLQVARRMAGRLLREDIATIAFVKTRTQVEVLSSYLKADARERLRGGIVGYRGGYLPSERRAIERGLRSGELRGVVSTNALELGVDIGALDASLTVGYPGSVASVLQQSGRAGRRRGVSLAMFIANASALDQYLVHHPEALLEMSPESARIYPDNLLILMDHLKCAAYELPFGADESFSVETTSELLKYLGDARILHAGRDGKYHWMADALPSAGVSLRSAAQENVVIIDETDPRPRVIGETDRFSALTTLHEEAIYLHQARSYQVEKLDLANGKAFVRAVEADYYTDAELAVRLQVLDELECVDDRPEVVHTFGEVAVNATPTLFKKIKFDTHENLGWGRIYLPEAELHTVGYWLSWTPEGFEFNQEEWESALKGMGHLLKHACALHCMCATSDLHVTVQVRDPLGQRPTLYVYDAYPGGIGLSERIFRDRDLILSSAFDMIRQCACESGCPACVGPGHSEERLKERAQMLLASSIATLSPHEGA from the coding sequence ATGAATCTGGAGCAATTGCTCGCCGAGTGGCAACGCGACGCGTCATTCATGTCGCAAGTCGCAGCTTGGAAAGTGACGCAGGCGACACTGGGGCAGTTTCGGCCGATCCCGCCGACGGCACACGAACACGTGTTGAAGGCGCTCAGGGATCGGGGCATCAAGCAGCTCTTCAGCCATCAAGAAGAGGCGTGGAAGGCCATTCAGGCGGGCCGCGACACGATGGTCGTGACGCCGACAGCCAGCGGCAAGACGCTGTGCTACAACCTACCTGTCCTCAATGCCATCTGTGAGGACCCATCGGTCCGTGCACTTTACATCTTCCCCACGAAGGCCCTCGCGCAGGACCAAGTGGCGGAATTGAGCGAACTCATCGAACATGTCGAGACACAAATTCACTCGTTTACATATGACGGGGATACACCCGTCCATGCGCGGCAAAAGATCCGCGAAGCGGGCCACATTGTGGTGACGAATCCCGATATGCTGCACGCGGCCATCCTCCCGCATCACACCAAATGGCTGCGGTTATTTGAGAACCTCAAGTACATCGTCATCGACGAGACGCACATTTATCGAGGCGTGTTCGGCAGCCACTTTGCCAACGTCCTGCGGCGGTTGGAGCGGATCTGTGCGTTTTATGGTGCCAAGCCGCAATACATCATGAGCTCGGCGACGATTCAAAACCCTGGCGAGCTCGCACATTTGTTGACGGGCCGTGAGGTCCACGTAGTGGACAAGTCGGGTGCACCGCAAGGCGAGCGGCATACGGTGCTGTACAATCCGCCCGTCGTCCACCAACAATTGGGACTCCGGCAATCCAGCCTGCAAGTCGCGCGGAGAATGGCTGGCCGACTGCTTCGTGAGGACATCGCAACCATCGCGTTTGTGAAGACGAGGACGCAGGTCGAGGTCCTGTCGTCGTACCTGAAGGCTGACGCCAGAGAGCGGCTGCGTGGAGGCATTGTCGGGTATCGCGGCGGGTATCTGCCGAGTGAGCGGCGAGCGATTGAGCGCGGGCTGCGCAGTGGTGAACTGCGCGGTGTCGTCAGCACGAATGCACTCGAGCTCGGAGTTGATATCGGCGCGCTCGACGCATCGTTGACAGTTGGCTATCCAGGTTCCGTCGCTTCCGTTTTACAGCAGAGTGGGCGCGCCGGGAGGCGGCGAGGTGTGTCGTTGGCGATGTTTATCGCGAATGCATCCGCACTCGACCAATACCTCGTCCACCACCCCGAGGCGCTGCTCGAGATGTCCCCCGAGTCGGCGAGAATCTATCCAGACAACTTGTTAATCTTGATGGATCACTTAAAGTGTGCGGCGTACGAGTTGCCGTTTGGCGCCGATGAGTCGTTTTCTGTCGAAACGACTTCCGAATTGTTGAAATACCTTGGGGACGCTCGAATCCTGCACGCCGGACGGGACGGGAAATACCACTGGATGGCCGATGCGCTGCCGAGTGCCGGTGTGTCCTTGCGAAGTGCAGCACAGGAGAATGTGGTGATCATTGACGAGACGGATCCAAGGCCGCGCGTCATCGGGGAGACGGACAGGTTCAGTGCCCTGACGACCTTGCACGAAGAGGCCATCTATTTGCATCAGGCGAGATCGTACCAGGTTGAAAAGCTCGATCTCGCCAATGGCAAGGCGTTCGTCCGAGCCGTCGAGGCGGATTATTACACCGACGCGGAGCTCGCAGTGAGACTTCAAGTGCTCGACGAGCTGGAGTGCGTCGACGACCGGCCCGAGGTGGTACACACCTTTGGCGAGGTGGCGGTGAATGCCACGCCGACGCTGTTTAAGAAGATCAAGTTCGATACGCACGAAAACTTGGGCTGGGGCCGGATTTACCTGCCCGAAGCGGAATTGCACACGGTCGGCTATTGGCTATCCTGGACCCCAGAGGGCTTTGAGTTCAATCAAGAAGAATGGGAAAGCGCCTTGAAAGGCATGGGACACCTGCTCAAGCACGCCTGTGCGTTGCACTGCATGTGCGCGACGTCCGATTTACACGTCACCGTTCAGGTGCGCGACCCGCTTGGCCAGCGGCCGACGCTGTACGTCTACGATGCGTATCCTGGAGGGATTGGATTGTCCGAGCGGATTTTTCGTGATAGAGATCTGATCCTCTCCTCCGCATTCGACATGATTCGACAATGTGCGTGCGAGAGTGGGTGCCCGGCTTGTGTCGGTCCAGGACACTCGGAAGAACGATTGAAAGAACGCGCTCAGATGTTGCTCGCATCGTCCATCGCCACCCTCTCGCCACATGAAGGAGCGTGA
- a CDS encoding DUF402 domain-containing protein, whose amino-acid sequence MNIVSIRADGSPHRQWTGVLPTMMRGAYRIPAGSPVVEANGATWSSDYPVVAFFWPNVYFQVFMLLKETGTDYYCNVMTPALVAKDIVYIDLDLDVIVTDGQVKLVDEREFNERKSAYRPEWVQAATTTSQWLVQQAKRRQGVFHPATGLGWRTLLYS is encoded by the coding sequence GTGAATATTGTGAGTATTCGCGCGGATGGGAGCCCCCATCGGCAGTGGACGGGCGTGTTGCCGACGATGATGAGAGGCGCATACCGAATACCAGCTGGCAGTCCCGTCGTCGAGGCGAACGGCGCCACATGGTCGAGCGACTACCCAGTCGTCGCCTTCTTTTGGCCCAACGTCTACTTTCAGGTCTTCATGTTATTGAAGGAAACTGGGACGGACTACTATTGTAACGTGATGACACCCGCCCTTGTTGCAAAGGACATCGTCTATATCGATCTCGACCTCGACGTCATTGTAACTGACGGACAAGTAAAGTTGGTTGACGAAAGAGAGTTCAACGAGCGCAAGAGCGCCTATCGACCAGAGTGGGTACAGGCAGCCACGACAACTTCACAGTGGCTTGTCCAGCAGGCGAAGCGGCGTCAGGGGGTATTTCATCCCGCCACCGGGCTAGGGTGGCGGACATTGTTGTATTCATAA
- a CDS encoding ribonuclease H-like domain-containing protein, with protein sequence MARSLLDKLRALEKSVKQSQEPVAVPGTGQAEVVEAAPEPVSGDEAFERAGFDRLETPYGHCWRRKTTFDVFTRHGHHLFADALEADYSGLAHLIGGPVDPTQMRYYDVETNGLGTGAGTFPFLHTLGYFEHDELCFMQYFVDDHGAEAAVLHTIAEHHLPEGVTVVTFNGKSFDWPLYQNRRVLHHLDRLERGQLDLLHPSRRLWKSQLASVKLVELEREVLGVHRVDDLPGSEAPERYFQFLDSRDVQVVEPVMAHNLMDVCSLVALQVEIARLLNGEESNLPSPTHLALASWYDAWHEVQAAALSYERAAQAHDASWRAHWLYSLFLKRQHDEDEACRLWTQMACDYPERVEPLVELAKCFEHRRRDLARAEEVVEEALRRLTKPSPANHLAIPHRVEARPAWTDEGLQSPIERALRHRLQRIQRKRARAQAGS encoded by the coding sequence GTGGCCCGCAGTTTGCTAGATAAATTGCGCGCGCTCGAAAAGTCGGTCAAGCAGTCGCAAGAACCTGTCGCTGTGCCTGGTACGGGACAAGCCGAAGTGGTCGAGGCAGCGCCAGAGCCCGTCAGCGGCGATGAGGCTTTCGAGCGGGCTGGATTTGACCGCTTGGAGACGCCGTACGGACACTGTTGGCGCCGCAAGACCACGTTTGACGTTTTTACGCGTCACGGACATCACCTGTTCGCGGATGCGCTCGAGGCGGACTACTCCGGGCTCGCGCACCTCATAGGTGGCCCCGTCGACCCAACGCAAATGCGTTACTACGATGTGGAGACCAACGGGCTTGGCACCGGTGCAGGCACCTTTCCGTTTTTACACACGCTTGGCTATTTCGAACACGACGAGTTGTGCTTCATGCAGTACTTCGTGGACGATCACGGCGCCGAAGCAGCCGTCCTTCACACCATCGCGGAACACCATCTGCCTGAAGGGGTAACCGTGGTGACGTTCAACGGCAAGTCATTTGATTGGCCCTTGTATCAGAATCGGCGCGTCTTGCACCACTTGGACCGCCTGGAGCGGGGACAACTCGACTTGCTTCACCCCAGCCGCCGACTGTGGAAATCGCAGTTGGCGAGCGTGAAGCTCGTCGAACTCGAGCGGGAGGTCCTCGGCGTCCATCGCGTCGACGACCTGCCAGGGAGCGAGGCGCCAGAACGGTATTTTCAGTTTCTTGACTCACGCGATGTCCAGGTTGTCGAACCGGTGATGGCGCACAATTTAATGGACGTCTGCTCGTTGGTCGCATTGCAGGTGGAAATCGCTCGGCTTTTGAATGGCGAGGAATCCAATCTGCCGTCACCTACACACTTGGCGCTCGCTTCGTGGTATGACGCATGGCACGAGGTACAGGCGGCCGCTCTCTCGTATGAACGAGCGGCGCAGGCGCACGACGCAAGTTGGCGCGCGCATTGGCTGTACAGTCTGTTCCTCAAACGGCAGCACGACGAGGACGAAGCTTGTCGCCTTTGGACGCAGATGGCTTGTGACTACCCGGAGCGAGTGGAACCGCTCGTCGAACTTGCCAAGTGTTTCGAACACCGACGGCGAGATCTCGCGCGAGCCGAAGAGGTCGTCGAGGAAGCGCTGCGGCGACTCACCAAACCTTCGCCCGCAAACCACCTCGCGATTCCTCACCGGGTAGAGGCTCGACCTGCTTGGACAGATGAGGGCTTGCAGTCGCCGATCGAGCGCGCGCTGCGACATCGGTTGCAGCGGATCCAGAGAAAACGCGCCCGCGCACAGGCCGGGAGTTAG
- a CDS encoding RsfA family transcriptional regulator, with translation MQTVEKWASRSDAWTPDDDTRLADLVLKHIRNGSTQLKAFEEAAGLLGRTPAACGYRWNGVVRKDYRVEIEAAKQSRKNGVSEPKHTVDAPASTPAVEALSHTTSESMKDVIDFLQTYDEQYHKLRAYLTQIEQEKHELAERVESLQQQLQTQSVVIEKDVTPEQLEEDSRTLFAIMERARKLLGDTGRPNPET, from the coding sequence TTGCAAACGGTAGAGAAATGGGCCTCGCGCTCCGACGCGTGGACACCTGATGATGATACTCGTTTGGCGGACTTGGTACTCAAGCACATCCGCAACGGAAGCACACAACTGAAGGCGTTTGAAGAGGCGGCCGGTTTGCTAGGTCGGACGCCGGCAGCATGCGGATACCGTTGGAACGGCGTGGTTCGAAAAGATTATCGCGTCGAGATCGAGGCGGCAAAGCAGAGCCGAAAGAACGGCGTATCCGAGCCGAAACATACGGTTGACGCGCCTGCTTCCACCCCAGCTGTCGAAGCACTTTCACACACCACAAGCGAATCGATGAAGGACGTCATCGACTTCCTCCAAACATATGACGAGCAATACCATAAACTCCGGGCGTACCTAACCCAGATAGAGCAGGAAAAGCACGAGTTGGCCGAACGCGTTGAGTCATTGCAACAGCAGTTGCAGACGCAATCGGTCGTCATCGAGAAGGACGTGACACCCGAACAGTTGGAGGAGGACTCCCGTACGCTATTCGCCATTATGGAGCGCGCCCGCAAACTGTTGGGGGACACAGGCCGACCCAATCCGGAGACTTAA
- the ytvI gene encoding sporulation integral membrane protein YtvI, translated as MLVFIIVFALLLGYLMKYILPFVIGWVFAILFIPLTKWLERIGLSRLAAVVVTLSCAVAAAIAVMLGVTIGVTREAGSFIANSQSFFTYADHFIHKKLTAGKVFYGQMPPQVGTQIQNALVQFGQSIESSMRRFVTSLLGSFTQIPEMLFVGVIAVVTAFFIMLRHERMMNSFLRIVPPGWDKKINSILDDMSKAFLGTIRVQFILMCMSAVLGVIGMLVLHVHYAVLLGILFGLSGLIPILGSAILTVPWAIGALVIGDVSLAVKVLGLQVVISLIRHMVEPKILADTVGLDTLTTLFALYVGLKVLGILGLFIGPIILIGAKGLLRTHMFVDLLPNFTEVDKDAGGGADS; from the coding sequence ATGCTGGTGTTTATCATTGTGTTCGCACTGTTGCTTGGGTATCTCATGAAGTATATTCTGCCATTCGTCATCGGGTGGGTATTTGCAATCCTCTTTATCCCCCTGACGAAGTGGTTGGAGCGGATTGGCCTATCGAGGCTGGCAGCTGTGGTTGTGACCTTGAGTTGTGCGGTGGCCGCCGCCATCGCGGTCATGCTCGGCGTGACGATTGGGGTGACGCGCGAGGCGGGATCGTTTATCGCGAACAGTCAATCGTTCTTTACCTATGCGGACCATTTTATCCACAAAAAACTCACGGCAGGCAAGGTCTTTTATGGACAGATGCCACCACAAGTGGGCACGCAGATCCAGAACGCGCTCGTCCAATTCGGTCAGAGCATTGAGAGTTCCATGCGAAGGTTTGTCACTTCGCTCCTCGGCTCGTTTACGCAGATTCCGGAGATGCTGTTCGTGGGCGTCATCGCGGTCGTGACAGCATTTTTCATCATGCTGCGCCACGAACGGATGATGAACTCGTTTTTGCGCATCGTGCCGCCTGGATGGGACAAGAAGATCAACAGCATTCTCGACGACATGTCGAAGGCGTTTCTCGGGACGATTCGCGTCCAGTTTATCTTGATGTGCATGTCCGCCGTGCTTGGCGTCATTGGGATGCTGGTGTTGCACGTGCATTATGCGGTGCTGCTCGGCATCCTGTTTGGGCTGTCAGGGCTCATTCCGATTCTGGGGTCGGCGATTTTGACCGTCCCTTGGGCGATTGGCGCACTTGTGATCGGGGACGTGTCGCTCGCGGTGAAAGTCCTCGGTCTGCAGGTGGTCATTTCACTGATTCGACACATGGTCGAGCCGAAAATTTTGGCGGACACGGTTGGGCTCGATACGTTGACGACGCTGTTTGCGCTGTACGTAGGATTGAAGGTGCTGGGCATTTTGGGGTTGTTCATCGGGCCGATTATTCTGATTGGCGCCAAAGGGTTGCTTCGCACGCACATGTTTGTGGACTTGCTGCCGAACTTCACAGAAGTGGACAAAGACGCTGGCGGGGGTGCGGACTCGTGA
- a CDS encoding 5'-nucleotidase C-terminal domain-containing protein — protein sequence MQIHLLHVNDVHSQLESYMRLGHQLRTLRTSLVHQGDIVLTFDLGDVLDRVRPETEATMGVINVDMMAALGVDGWVFGNNEGLTIPVESWPALTRHANTVVYGTNFRRPNGASDYFSDYHVYEREGIRIGVFGLTPNYTLPYDMLGVVAEDPFERAKAAVQDLRGAGCDVIVCLSHLGRRTDHQLAHEVAHVDVILGGHTHEFMTEPDWVNHTAIFQPGKHARMFGHTTITLDVNNRVIGVSAVPVKVLLETPYDERMEQAYLDHCEVVSETLHRCVATIAEPLPVVYERESAFANLLADVVYDEIPGDLCVMMTGALNASLMPGDVELVHLLGACPTPTRPILVTLTGRELIAVFNQGIQAGTYARHGIGFGFRGGQIGYLVVSGATIDVTVGEGAPTVREIRIGGKRVEEEREYRVVTCEYLWLSPVFAPFRNARDVTYQRPLVREVLLARLQDEGRMERAKMPRYRYHRANVEEVASGGPVIEKGNGRGDG from the coding sequence GTGCAAATCCACTTACTGCATGTGAACGACGTACATAGTCAATTGGAGAGCTATATGCGATTGGGTCACCAATTGCGCACTTTGCGCACGTCTTTGGTGCATCAGGGCGATATTGTGCTGACGTTCGACCTCGGGGATGTATTGGATAGGGTTCGGCCTGAGACAGAGGCGACCATGGGTGTGATCAATGTCGACATGATGGCAGCGCTCGGCGTCGATGGCTGGGTGTTTGGCAACAACGAGGGTCTCACGATTCCCGTGGAATCTTGGCCCGCTTTGACTCGGCACGCCAATACCGTCGTGTATGGAACGAATTTCCGACGCCCGAACGGTGCATCTGACTATTTTTCTGATTATCACGTCTACGAGCGCGAAGGGATACGCATCGGCGTGTTCGGGCTGACGCCCAATTATACGTTGCCCTACGATATGCTCGGCGTCGTGGCAGAGGATCCGTTTGAGCGCGCGAAGGCAGCTGTTCAAGACCTGCGTGGTGCCGGCTGTGACGTCATCGTCTGTCTGTCGCACCTCGGCAGGAGGACAGATCATCAGTTGGCGCACGAAGTGGCACATGTAGATGTCATCCTCGGCGGCCACACGCACGAATTTATGACGGAGCCAGACTGGGTGAATCACACCGCCATTTTTCAACCTGGCAAACACGCCCGCATGTTTGGGCATACCACCATCACACTGGACGTAAACAACCGTGTGATTGGCGTGTCAGCGGTGCCGGTCAAGGTCTTGCTCGAAACGCCGTACGACGAACGGATGGAGCAAGCGTATCTGGATCACTGCGAAGTCGTATCCGAAACGCTGCATCGGTGCGTGGCGACCATCGCGGAACCATTGCCCGTGGTCTATGAACGGGAGTCCGCGTTTGCCAACTTACTTGCCGATGTCGTGTACGATGAGATTCCAGGCGATCTCTGCGTGATGATGACAGGTGCGCTGAATGCCAGCTTGATGCCAGGAGACGTGGAACTCGTTCATTTGTTAGGCGCTTGTCCAACGCCGACCCGCCCGATCCTGGTGACACTCACCGGCCGCGAACTCATCGCTGTGTTCAACCAGGGGATCCAAGCGGGGACGTATGCGAGACATGGCATCGGGTTTGGATTTCGCGGCGGTCAAATCGGCTATCTCGTGGTGTCCGGCGCGACCATCGACGTGACGGTCGGGGAAGGTGCGCCGACGGTTCGGGAGATCCGGATCGGCGGTAAGCGGGTAGAGGAGGAGCGGGAATACCGCGTGGTCACCTGCGAATACCTATGGCTTTCGCCCGTCTTTGCACCATTTCGAAACGCGCGCGACGTGACGTATCAAAGACCGCTCGTGCGCGAGGTCCTGCTCGCCAGGCTTCAGGACGAAGGACGCATGGAGCGGGCCAAGATGCCACGCTAC